In Francisella hispaniensis FSC454, a genomic segment contains:
- the lpnA gene encoding outer member lipoprotein TUL4/LpnA: MKKIIKLSILSLSIAGLASCSTLGLGGSDDAKASDKGAAATMQATAKQTGVSKPTAKVSLKKLGQDKIKATVYTTYNNNPQGSVRLQWQAPEGSKCHDTSFPITKYAEKNDKTWATVTVKQGANYCSGKWTANVVYDKEVIASDSINV, encoded by the coding sequence ATGAAAAAAATAATCAAGCTTAGTATTTTATCTTTATCAATTGCAGGTTTAGCAAGCTGTTCTACTCTAGGTTTAGGCGGCTCTGATGATGCAAAAGCATCAGATAAGGGCGCCGCTGCAACTATGCAAGCTACTGCTAAGCAAACAGGTGTATCTAAGCCAACTGCAAAGGTAAGTTTAAAGAAACTTGGTCAGGATAAAATAAAAGCAACTGTATATACAACATACAATAATAACCCACAAGGAAGTGTAAGATTACAATGGCAAGCTCCTGAAGGTTCTAAGTGCCATGATACAAGCTTCCCAATCACTAAGTATGCTGAGAAAAACGATAAAACTTGGGCAACTGTAACAGTTAAACAAGGTGCTAACTACTGCAGTGGTAAATGGACAGCTAATGTAGTTTATGATAAAGAAGTAATTGCTTCTGACTCAATAAATGTTTAA
- a CDS encoding Mth938-like domain-containing protein produces the protein MMTLQEEKIQAPVFFKEYIKGKFILNIGEYNQPLILSATQLLEYQDKIDDIQSINKRHLDLILATNPEIILIGTGEKQLLPPLEIINEIAKVGKSVDFMASDIACKTYNLLVNENRNVSCIII, from the coding sequence ATGATGACTTTACAAGAAGAAAAAATACAAGCCCCAGTTTTTTTTAAAGAATATATCAAAGGTAAGTTTATCCTTAATATAGGTGAGTATAATCAACCGTTGATTCTGTCAGCGACACAACTACTTGAGTATCAAGATAAAATCGATGATATCCAAAGTATCAATAAAAGACATCTTGATCTTATCTTAGCGACTAACCCTGAAATAATACTCATAGGTACCGGAGAAAAACAACTTTTACCACCTCTTGAAATAATTAACGAAATCGCAAAAGTAGGTAAAAGTGTTGATTTTATGGCGAGTGATATTGCTTGTAAGACATATAACTTACTTGTTAATGAAAACCGTAATGTTAGTTGTATTATCATTTAA
- a CDS encoding ParA family protein has product MKQKNAKVVSLLQQKGGSGKTTTAINIACGLKELGYKVAIIDMDKDKPDAYMWMTKNNQESNFVYSLDEKNVREKVIELKQGLDFIVIDTPPNFQTAALKSALLSDLVVIPCSPSGMDLSGLIEAKDLALTAEKPYKFFANRVQMQSNMAKSLLEFFEEDGNFFEAYVSQSVKFIEAEAEGVYVGDYAKQSKVHIQVKKLAREIVEFFGEHNG; this is encoded by the coding sequence ATGAAGCAAAAAAATGCAAAAGTAGTTTCTTTGCTACAGCAAAAGGGTGGCTCAGGAAAAACCACAACAGCAATTAATATTGCCTGCGGTCTAAAAGAGCTTGGCTATAAAGTTGCTATAATTGATATGGATAAGGATAAGCCTGATGCTTATATGTGGATGACTAAAAATAATCAGGAAAGTAATTTCGTGTATAGTCTCGATGAGAAAAATGTGCGTGAAAAAGTTATTGAGCTTAAGCAAGGCTTAGATTTTATTGTTATTGATACACCGCCTAATTTCCAAACTGCAGCGCTAAAATCAGCATTATTATCTGATCTAGTAGTTATACCATGTTCACCTAGTGGTATGGACTTATCAGGACTTATCGAAGCAAAAGATTTAGCGCTAACTGCTGAAAAACCTTATAAATTCTTTGCTAACAGAGTACAAATGCAGTCAAATATGGCAAAAAGTTTGTTAGAATTCTTTGAAGAAGATGGCAATTTTTTTGAAGCGTATGTTTCCCAAAGTGTTAAGTTTATCGAGGCCGAAGCTGAAGGCGTTTATGTTGGTGACTACGCTAAGCAAAGTAAGGTTCATATACAGGTTAAAAAACTAGCAAGAGAGATAGTTGAGTTCTTTGGAGAGCATAATGGCTAA
- a CDS encoding O-antigen ligase family protein, producing MIAVINYLKKISYADCIFYFLTLAIFFVFLMPFMHYTVLNLVKVTSGSTVSYFNDTLAANIYLFIDRYYIFYTVLGVASVAIFLNKRIFSEVIELFSSFNLSIRYAIALFFIFGVISSVFAISPSIAFKGVSVTFLQFFCILFIAVYIKDNSRAVRFFYIIILLSLIFFGGSLFLQLSLAHYSVYGSYIASNIQKVLLYTYNCLNPRFLDNYFSWFMPLLVLPWFVDLRPIYKLGSFIALTLAWFILINHGFRTIFAEYIVILPLLYIFARRYFKTAVVVFGLTLVYAGLLDLFYNYFIAVIEHSNIESSADLVRGGFSGRIPLWKEAFWVGIEHPLTGVGQWNYLAVTKRPDGYPHNLLLEIWSQWGIPAFIAAAIVIITAIRNLYKKRLEICLNPYQCIFMMMLTAGMVDGMLNAMFKTSLGLFGCVFVFGFCLSIFAKQPRQNIDISVVSYVVVGLSIFVSIFCIAILPLIFPPLWI from the coding sequence GTGATAGCAGTGATAAATTACCTAAAAAAAATATCTTACGCTGATTGTATTTTTTACTTTTTAACTTTAGCGATTTTCTTTGTGTTTTTAATGCCTTTTATGCATTACACCGTATTAAATTTAGTCAAAGTAACATCAGGAAGTACAGTTAGCTATTTTAATGATACATTGGCAGCTAATATTTACCTATTTATAGATCGATATTATATCTTTTATACAGTACTTGGTGTTGCTAGTGTGGCTATTTTTCTAAATAAAAGAATATTTTCTGAGGTGATCGAATTATTTAGTAGTTTTAATTTGTCAATTAGATACGCTATTGCTTTATTTTTTATATTTGGGGTTATATCATCAGTTTTTGCGATATCTCCTTCTATAGCTTTTAAAGGCGTCAGCGTAACATTTTTACAATTTTTTTGTATTTTATTTATAGCTGTTTATATTAAGGATAATTCTAGAGCAGTACGATTTTTTTATATAATTATTTTGCTATCGTTAATATTTTTTGGTGGATCTTTGTTTTTACAATTATCTTTAGCTCATTACTCGGTATATGGATCATATATTGCTAGTAATATCCAAAAAGTTTTGCTGTATACGTATAATTGCTTAAATCCACGTTTTTTAGATAATTATTTTAGTTGGTTTATGCCATTGTTAGTTTTGCCTTGGTTTGTTGATCTAAGACCTATATATAAGCTCGGCTCATTTATAGCTTTGACTTTAGCATGGTTTATCTTGATCAATCATGGTTTTAGAACAATTTTTGCAGAGTATATTGTTATATTGCCGTTACTTTATATTTTTGCACGAAGATATTTTAAAACAGCAGTTGTAGTGTTTGGCTTAACTTTAGTTTATGCTGGCTTGTTAGACTTATTTTATAATTACTTTATAGCCGTTATAGAGCATTCAAATATTGAATCATCAGCAGATCTTGTTAGAGGGGGGTTTAGTGGTAGAATTCCATTATGGAAAGAAGCCTTTTGGGTTGGGATTGAGCATCCTTTAACTGGAGTAGGGCAATGGAATTATTTAGCAGTTACTAAACGTCCGGATGGTTATCCGCATAATCTATTGTTAGAAATATGGTCACAATGGGGTATTCCTGCGTTTATAGCTGCTGCTATAGTTATTATTACAGCTATTAGAAACTTATACAAAAAACGCCTTGAAATATGCTTAAATCCTTATCAATGTATATTTATGATGATGTTAACAGCTGGGATGGTTGATGGGATGCTAAATGCGATGTTTAAAACATCCTTAGGTTTATTTGGTTGTGTTTTTGTCTTTGGTTTTTGTTTATCTATTTTTGCAAAACAGCCTCGACAAAATATAGATATATCAGTTGTCAGCTATGTAGTAGTTGGGTTATCAATATTTGTGAGTATATTTTGTATTGCAATTTTACCACTTATATTCCCACCTTTGTGGATATGA
- a CDS encoding 5-(carboxyamino)imidazole ribonucleotide synthase has product MKIGIIGAGQLARMLSLAGTPLGLEFHCLGKTGDCAEEVVKTVTDIELSKVNDVVAWAKQFDVITFENENISHELIKAINHEVNVYPSAKAIAISQDRLLEKSFMQDHGIATAKSVNIDSLAKLQSAVDEHGLPAILKTRRFGYDGKGQFVIKSQEDITKAWDRLKDAPDGLIYEAFVDFDYEVSQICTADLKGNIAFYPLAKNTHKQGIIVESEAPFENVVLAEKAQQIAKILVNEFAYVGTLAIEFFVKGDELIVNEIAPRVHNSGHWSIDGAVTSQFENHVRAIAGLILGDTTSRKTVMLNCIGGMPATKDLAALDRVKIHSYNKEPRKGRKVGHLNLNLNDETDEYQLFQAKKLIALSEEI; this is encoded by the coding sequence ATGAAAATAGGTATTATCGGAGCTGGTCAACTTGCGAGAATGTTAAGTTTAGCAGGCACACCTTTAGGTTTAGAATTTCATTGCCTTGGCAAAACTGGAGATTGCGCCGAAGAAGTTGTAAAAACTGTTACAGATATTGAACTAAGTAAGGTAAATGATGTTGTAGCTTGGGCAAAGCAGTTTGATGTAATAACTTTTGAAAATGAAAATATATCTCATGAACTTATCAAAGCTATAAATCATGAGGTAAATGTGTATCCATCAGCCAAGGCTATAGCTATTTCTCAAGATCGTTTGCTTGAGAAATCCTTTATGCAAGATCATGGTATTGCTACTGCAAAATCTGTAAATATCGATAGTTTGGCAAAATTGCAAAGTGCGGTAGATGAACATGGTTTGCCAGCTATACTAAAAACACGTCGATTTGGTTATGATGGTAAAGGCCAGTTTGTGATTAAATCCCAAGAGGATATTACGAAAGCATGGGATAGGCTCAAGGATGCTCCAGATGGACTTATTTATGAGGCTTTTGTTGATTTTGATTATGAAGTTTCACAAATATGTACAGCTGATCTAAAAGGTAATATCGCATTTTATCCATTAGCTAAAAATACTCATAAACAGGGTATTATCGTTGAATCAGAAGCACCTTTTGAAAATGTTGTACTTGCAGAAAAAGCACAACAAATAGCTAAAATTTTAGTCAACGAGTTTGCATATGTTGGTACTTTGGCGATTGAGTTTTTTGTCAAGGGCGATGAGCTAATAGTCAATGAAATAGCGCCACGTGTGCATAATAGTGGACACTGGAGTATTGATGGTGCGGTTACATCACAATTTGAGAATCATGTACGAGCTATTGCTGGATTGATTTTAGGTGATACAACTAGCCGTAAGACAGTTATGCTAAATTGTATCGGTGGTATGCCAGCGACAAAAGATTTGGCAGCTTTAGATAGAGTTAAAATTCATAGTTATAACAAAGAACCTCGCAAGGGGCGTAAAGTAGGTCATTTAAACCTTAACTTAAATGATGAAACTGATGAGTATCAGCTATTTCAAGCTAAAAAATTAATTGCTCTTTCTGAAGAGATTTAG
- the topA gene encoding type I DNA topoisomerase yields MAKNLVIVESPAKTKTIKKYLGDEFEILASFGHVREIPSKDTSIDVNDNFKIKFTTSEKSKKHLDAIKKAAKDAQNIYLATDPDREGEAISWHVQEVLKSARLLKDKNVYRVTFNEITKSAVTNAIENPKELSMDLVDAQKARQALDFLVGFNLSPLLWRKITSGLSAGRVQSPALRMIVEREIERENFIKQDYWSLTADTFKQKQIFANLIEFNKNKVEQFTFTTAEDAENAKVDILKDANGFLIVDGITEKKTRRNPYPPFITSTLQQEASKKLGFTAKRTMSTAQKLYEGIDLGNGESVGLISYMRTDSTNISNDALNDIRNFIQAKYDKDMLPAKPRVFEKKSQNAQEAHEAIRVTAANRTPESIKQFLTSDEFKLYSLIYNRTIACQMKHATLNSTSVDLITENTKHKFRVTGTVIVDAGFLKIYNVEKDEDEKDSDDEQTLPKFEKGEKITLNDVIIKAHSTEPPPRYTEASLVKALEKYGIGRPSTYATIISTLQQREYVEVDKRRFIPTDKGRIVNKFLTEYFKKYVEYSYTAGLEKELDEIAHHKNDYLSVLNNFWHPFIERINKISEDVSRKDVVQEELDEDCPECGSKLSLRLGKNGRFIGCTNYPTCKYTRPVDSDPKEVIKEEPVVVEDRKCPKCSSDLHIKQGRYGKFIGCSNYPECKHMEPLEKPKDTGVVCPKCNKNHIVEKKSRKGKVFYACAGFPKCKNAYWYPPIKEECPKCHSPILLHKTTKKDGEQKACPNSECDYAVPFEAK; encoded by the coding sequence ATGGCAAAAAATTTAGTAATTGTAGAGTCTCCAGCCAAAACAAAGACTATAAAAAAATATCTTGGTGACGAATTTGAAATCTTAGCATCATTTGGGCATGTACGCGAAATACCCTCCAAAGATACTTCTATCGATGTTAATGATAATTTCAAAATTAAATTCACAACTAGTGAAAAAAGCAAAAAACATTTAGATGCAATCAAAAAAGCAGCTAAAGATGCACAAAACATCTATCTTGCTACTGACCCAGATAGAGAAGGAGAAGCGATATCATGGCATGTGCAAGAAGTATTAAAAAGTGCGCGCTTACTTAAAGATAAGAATGTCTATCGTGTCACATTTAACGAAATCACCAAATCAGCAGTGACAAATGCTATAGAAAATCCAAAAGAATTATCTATGGATTTAGTTGATGCTCAAAAAGCACGTCAGGCACTAGATTTTCTTGTTGGTTTTAATCTCTCCCCACTATTATGGCGTAAAATCACAAGTGGCCTATCGGCAGGTAGAGTACAAAGTCCCGCACTAAGGATGATTGTAGAACGTGAAATAGAGCGTGAAAACTTTATCAAACAAGACTATTGGAGTCTAACAGCAGATACTTTCAAACAAAAACAAATATTTGCAAACCTAATTGAGTTTAATAAAAATAAAGTTGAGCAGTTCACTTTCACAACAGCAGAAGATGCTGAAAATGCAAAAGTCGATATCCTAAAAGACGCTAATGGTTTTTTGATAGTTGATGGCATTACTGAGAAAAAAACACGCAGAAACCCATATCCTCCATTTATAACGTCAACATTACAACAAGAGGCTTCAAAAAAACTCGGCTTTACCGCTAAAAGGACAATGTCTACAGCACAAAAGTTATATGAAGGTATAGATTTAGGCAATGGTGAATCCGTCGGTCTTATCTCGTACATGAGAACAGACTCAACCAACATTTCTAACGATGCTCTTAATGATATTAGAAACTTCATTCAAGCAAAATATGATAAAGATATGCTACCAGCTAAGCCACGAGTTTTTGAAAAAAAATCACAGAATGCTCAAGAGGCTCATGAAGCTATCCGTGTCACAGCTGCGAATAGAACTCCAGAATCAATAAAGCAGTTTTTAACTAGTGATGAATTTAAGCTTTACAGCCTAATCTACAATCGAACTATTGCATGCCAAATGAAACATGCAACTTTAAATAGTACATCAGTAGATTTAATTACTGAAAATACTAAACATAAGTTTAGAGTTACCGGTACAGTTATTGTTGATGCTGGATTCTTGAAAATTTATAATGTTGAAAAAGACGAAGATGAAAAAGACTCCGATGATGAGCAAACTTTACCAAAATTTGAAAAAGGTGAAAAAATAACACTAAATGATGTAATTATCAAAGCTCACTCAACAGAGCCACCACCTCGCTATACCGAAGCATCTTTGGTTAAAGCATTAGAGAAATATGGTATTGGTAGACCTTCAACCTATGCCACAATCATCTCTACTTTACAGCAACGCGAGTATGTTGAGGTAGATAAACGTCGTTTTATCCCTACAGATAAAGGCCGTATCGTAAATAAATTTCTAACTGAATATTTCAAAAAATATGTTGAATATTCTTATACTGCAGGCTTAGAAAAAGAGCTTGATGAAATTGCTCATCACAAAAATGATTATCTAAGTGTACTAAATAATTTCTGGCATCCATTTATTGAAAGAATCAATAAGATTTCTGAAGATGTCTCACGCAAAGATGTTGTGCAAGAAGAACTAGATGAAGACTGCCCTGAGTGTGGTAGTAAGTTATCGCTTAGGCTTGGTAAAAATGGTAGATTTATTGGCTGTACAAACTACCCAACTTGTAAATATACTCGTCCAGTAGATAGTGATCCTAAAGAAGTTATCAAAGAAGAGCCTGTAGTCGTAGAAGATAGAAAATGCCCTAAGTGTAGCTCTGATTTGCATATTAAGCAGGGGCGCTATGGTAAGTTTATTGGTTGCTCAAATTATCCTGAATGCAAACATATGGAGCCTCTTGAAAAACCTAAAGATACTGGTGTAGTTTGCCCTAAGTGTAACAAAAACCATATTGTTGAGAAAAAGTCTCGCAAAGGTAAAGTTTTCTATGCTTGTGCAGGCTTCCCTAAGTGTAAAAATGCTTATTGGTATCCACCAATAAAAGAAGAGTGTCCTAAATGCCACTCACCAATACTATTACACAAGACAACCAAAAAAGATGGTGAACAGAAAGCTTGCCCTAATAGCGAGTGTGACTATGCTGTACCATTTGAAGCTAAATAA
- the lpnB gene encoding TUL4 family outer member lipoprotein LpnB, with protein MKKILIFTLMTVTLAGCSKYNAFIDKLYDSDNSIKVNPDDNLDNPDQDGEVVSEDKPTATLKLKYKAATHEIDARIVTNWNGAPQGTIYLTWVAPKDTNCYSTSFPITKFNETQDYTVDSQSVLSDGKVCNGTWTALIVNKSDNSELAKASLEIK; from the coding sequence ATGAAAAAAATTCTAATTTTTACTCTGATGACAGTAACTTTAGCAGGCTGTAGTAAGTATAATGCTTTTATTGATAAGCTTTATGATTCTGATAATTCAATAAAGGTTAATCCTGATGACAATCTTGATAATCCAGATCAGGATGGTGAGGTTGTTTCCGAAGATAAGCCAACAGCAACACTAAAATTAAAATATAAAGCTGCGACGCATGAAATTGATGCTAGGATAGTAACAAATTGGAATGGTGCGCCACAAGGGACAATATATCTAACATGGGTAGCACCTAAAGATACTAATTGTTATAGTACATCTTTCCCTATTACTAAATTTAATGAAACACAAGACTATACAGTTGATAGTCAAAGCGTCCTTAGTGATGGCAAAGTTTGTAATGGGACATGGACAGCATTGATAGTTAATAAATCAGATAATTCAGAACTTGCTAAAGCCTCTCTTGAAATCAAATAA
- a CDS encoding M3 family metallopeptidase, with protein MNSIIEDSNLPKLAEFKVDEVKPAIDYLFSQAETNLEKALQTQNPSWQTLLNLEEDDEKISQAFSTISHMNAVCNSKELRESYEYAISKLTDYYTKLGQNKNLYNLYKQIQEDNLTTEQAQAVRKAIIGFEQSGVNLDEAKRKRLQEISQELAQLSTKFENNVLDATMDWLYITNDEKELKGLSQHTIESAKAKAKQKNIAEKYALGIDIPTYLAVMRQADNRELREKFYKGYCTKASKKTDNKNFDNDENIKKILKLRIEKSQILGFDSYTENSLFTKMAETPEQVLELLNKLLEKSLPQAKKELNELRRFAEDAGLVDALQPWDSAYYSEKLKKAKFDFTEEELREYFPLEKVQDGLFKILKQIYNLDVKENTQYTKYVPEQQTFDFFRNNQYVGSIICDFFARDNKRGGAWMDGSRTAFITSSGSKQNPVAYVNCNFLPPSKNGANLTHNDVVTLFHEFGHALHHILSQVTIPSISGTNGVEWDAIELPSQFMENFCWCEEGLALISGSRDGKALSSKQIDKLVGTRHFHSALMMVRQLEFGIFDMNIHHKKLTTAAEVQKELDSIREKINLIKTPSYNKFQNGFSHIFAGGYAAGYYSYKWAEILSSDVFSRFEQEGILNSKVGNELLENIISKGSSRDAMDNFVAFMGRKPNEDALLRHSGIN; from the coding sequence ATGAATTCGATAATTGAAGACTCTAATTTACCTAAACTTGCTGAATTTAAAGTAGATGAAGTAAAACCTGCTATAGATTACCTCTTTAGCCAAGCAGAAACTAATCTTGAAAAAGCGCTACAAACTCAAAATCCTAGTTGGCAGACATTACTAAATTTAGAGGAAGATGACGAGAAAATAAGTCAAGCATTTTCAACCATTTCACATATGAATGCTGTTTGTAATTCCAAAGAGCTACGTGAAAGCTATGAATACGCTATATCTAAGCTTACTGATTATTATACCAAATTAGGACAAAACAAGAACTTATATAACCTCTACAAGCAGATCCAAGAAGATAATTTAACTACTGAACAAGCTCAAGCAGTACGTAAAGCTATTATTGGATTTGAGCAATCAGGTGTAAATCTTGACGAAGCTAAGAGAAAAAGGCTACAAGAAATCTCTCAAGAGCTTGCCCAACTAAGCACTAAATTTGAAAATAATGTTCTAGATGCGACTATGGACTGGTTATATATTACCAATGATGAGAAAGAACTTAAAGGCTTATCACAACATACTATAGAGTCAGCAAAAGCTAAAGCTAAGCAAAAGAATATCGCTGAAAAATATGCTCTAGGTATAGATATCCCAACATACTTGGCTGTAATGCGACAAGCAGATAATCGAGAACTTCGTGAAAAATTCTACAAAGGGTATTGCACAAAAGCGTCAAAAAAAACTGATAATAAAAATTTCGATAATGATGAAAATATTAAAAAAATCCTAAAATTACGTATCGAGAAATCTCAAATACTTGGCTTTGATAGTTATACTGAAAATTCTCTTTTTACAAAAATGGCTGAAACTCCAGAGCAAGTCTTAGAGTTATTAAACAAACTACTAGAAAAATCTCTACCACAAGCCAAAAAAGAACTTAATGAGTTACGTAGATTTGCAGAGGATGCCGGTCTTGTCGATGCATTACAACCGTGGGATAGCGCATACTATTCTGAGAAACTCAAAAAAGCCAAATTTGACTTCACAGAAGAAGAACTTAGAGAGTATTTCCCATTAGAAAAAGTACAAGATGGATTATTTAAAATACTCAAGCAAATATATAATTTAGATGTAAAAGAAAATACTCAATATACAAAATATGTACCTGAACAGCAGACCTTTGATTTTTTCAGAAATAATCAATACGTAGGTAGTATAATTTGTGATTTCTTTGCTCGTGATAACAAACGCGGTGGTGCATGGATGGATGGTTCACGTACAGCTTTTATCACTTCTAGTGGCTCAAAACAAAATCCCGTAGCTTATGTAAACTGTAATTTCCTACCTCCTTCAAAAAATGGTGCGAACTTAACTCATAATGATGTTGTAACACTCTTTCATGAGTTTGGTCATGCTTTGCATCATATATTATCACAAGTGACAATTCCTTCTATATCTGGTACAAATGGTGTTGAATGGGACGCTATTGAGTTACCAAGTCAATTTATGGAGAATTTCTGCTGGTGTGAAGAAGGTTTAGCACTTATATCTGGATCACGAGATGGTAAGGCACTCAGCAGCAAACAGATAGATAAGCTTGTAGGTACTAGACATTTTCATTCAGCTCTAATGATGGTTAGACAACTTGAGTTTGGTATATTTGATATGAATATTCACCATAAAAAATTAACAACTGCAGCTGAGGTACAAAAAGAGTTAGATAGTATTAGAGAAAAGATTAATCTAATCAAAACGCCAAGTTATAATAAATTCCAAAATGGCTTTTCACATATTTTTGCTGGTGGCTATGCTGCGGGTTACTATAGCTATAAATGGGCAGAAATCTTATCTTCAGATGTATTCTCACGCTTTGAGCAAGAAGGAATACTAAATAGTAAAGTTGGTAATGAGTTGTTAGAAAATATTATTTCTAAAGGATCATCACGTGATGCTATGGATAACTTTGTCGCATTTATGGGACGCAAACCAAACGAAGACGCGCTACTTAGACATAGTGGCATTAACTAA
- a CDS encoding ParB/RepB/Spo0J family partition protein: MAKKVSLMNRKINHKIHDTVAQEKKDILRAMQLQELNEQASKVGQLFELPLTIVKPDANQPRKTFKNIDSLADSIKENGVIQPIIVTAKKADGIHCIIAGERRYLASKQAGLTTIPCIVRQEESDANIVLLQLLENDQRENVSPFEEADALRDLIENKNVKKSDIAKVLGRDNSWISMRLKIADADDNIRELSNRGIIEDVRTLYELKKFAEEIPQGAQEFVKKALENKISGSYRSAITRYRDNWKRKAEILDSTKIDVITIKDIAKDGNLLKIKGSRCGTKSYTYTFEITPEFKKILFDALIN; this comes from the coding sequence ATGGCTAAAAAAGTTTCTTTGATGAACCGTAAAATTAATCATAAGATTCACGATACTGTTGCTCAAGAGAAAAAAGATATCCTCAGAGCTATGCAGCTACAAGAGCTAAACGAACAGGCAAGCAAGGTTGGTCAGCTTTTTGAATTACCTTTAACTATCGTAAAACCAGATGCTAATCAGCCACGTAAGACATTCAAAAATATTGATTCTCTTGCTGATAGCATCAAAGAAAATGGTGTAATTCAGCCAATTATCGTTACTGCTAAAAAAGCTGATGGTATTCATTGTATAATAGCTGGTGAACGAAGATATTTAGCAAGTAAACAAGCTGGTCTAACAACAATACCATGTATAGTTAGACAAGAGGAGTCTGATGCCAATATTGTGCTATTACAGCTTTTAGAAAATGATCAAAGGGAAAATGTCTCACCGTTTGAAGAGGCTGATGCTTTAAGAGATTTGATAGAAAATAAGAATGTCAAAAAATCTGATATCGCTAAGGTTTTAGGTAGAGATAACAGCTGGATATCTATGCGTCTAAAGATAGCTGATGCTGATGATAATATTCGTGAGCTGTCAAATAGAGGTATTATTGAAGATGTTAGAACTTTATATGAGCTTAAAAAGTTTGCTGAAGAGATTCCACAAGGAGCTCAAGAGTTTGTCAAAAAGGCTTTAGAAAATAAAATATCAGGCTCATATCGTAGCGCAATTACTCGCTATCGAGATAATTGGAAGCGTAAAGCTGAAATTTTAGATAGTACAAAAATTGATGTGATAACTATCAAAGATATCGCTAAAGATGGTAACCTTTTAAAAATAAAAGGTTCGCGTTGTGGAACAAAAAGCTATACATATACTTTCGAAATAACACCAGAGTTTAAAAAAATACTCTTTGATGCATTAATAAATTAG
- a CDS encoding YraN family protein encodes MQTIEIGNKAELQACKFLHTQALEILAQNFKALPYGEIDIIALDKDTLVFIEVKYRSKTKFAQAEEMLTYSKQQKLVNSANIYLQHNPQYQDYQCRFDLIAINEGNINWIKNAFGVI; translated from the coding sequence ATGCAAACAATAGAAATAGGTAACAAAGCAGAACTACAAGCGTGTAAATTTCTACACACTCAAGCATTAGAAATTCTAGCCCAAAACTTCAAAGCTTTACCATATGGTGAAATAGATATCATTGCTTTGGATAAAGATACTCTAGTCTTTATTGAAGTAAAATATCGCAGTAAAACCAAATTTGCTCAAGCTGAAGAAATGCTGACCTATAGCAAGCAACAAAAACTTGTAAATAGTGCAAATATCTACTTACAACACAATCCCCAATATCAAGATTATCAGTGTCGTTTTGATTTAATTGCGATCAATGAAGGTAATATTAACTGGATAAAGAATGCTTTTGGAGTAATCTAA